A window from Actimicrobium sp. CCC2.4 encodes these proteins:
- a CDS encoding cupin domain-containing protein codes for MKKRTLLGDLTPAQFLKDYWHKKPCVIRQALPGFGPLLERDALFEMAAREDVESRLVTQFKQKWEMQSGPQTALPALTKKNWTLLVQGVNLHDDAADALLRQFNFLPDARLDDLMISYASDNGGVGPHFDSYDVFLLQAQGTRRWRIGAQTDLTLQQGVPLKILKHFAPTEEFDLEPGDMLYLPPHYAHEGVAIGECMTYSIGFRAPSFQELGEAFLTFMTDSIDLPGRYADPALTATTRPAEISSAMLAQVSAELNKVQFTKDDIAIFLGEYLSEPKASVFFEGPKRPLTLDKFMALAGKRGVALSRKTQMLYRGELIFINGESFEVDAADKALLSVLADSRVLSAVLTATASQDVAEALHDWYRQGWLNVIK; via the coding sequence ATGAAAAAACGCACACTCCTGGGTGATCTGACACCCGCACAATTCCTCAAGGATTACTGGCACAAAAAACCGTGCGTGATCCGTCAGGCGCTTCCCGGCTTCGGCCCCTTACTGGAGCGCGACGCCCTCTTCGAGATGGCCGCACGCGAGGACGTCGAATCGCGCCTCGTGACCCAGTTCAAGCAAAAGTGGGAGATGCAGTCCGGCCCGCAAACCGCCCTGCCCGCCCTGACCAAGAAGAACTGGACGCTGCTGGTACAAGGCGTCAATTTGCACGACGATGCCGCCGACGCGCTGCTGCGCCAATTCAATTTCCTGCCGGATGCCCGCCTTGATGATCTGATGATCAGCTATGCCAGCGATAACGGCGGAGTCGGTCCGCATTTCGATTCGTATGATGTTTTCCTGCTGCAGGCACAAGGCACGCGGCGCTGGCGCATCGGTGCCCAGACCGATCTGACCCTGCAGCAAGGCGTGCCACTCAAGATCCTCAAGCATTTCGCACCAACCGAAGAGTTCGACCTGGAACCCGGCGACATGCTGTATCTGCCACCGCACTACGCCCACGAGGGTGTCGCTATCGGTGAATGCATGACCTACTCGATCGGCTTTCGCGCACCGTCTTTCCAGGAACTTGGTGAAGCCTTCCTGACCTTCATGACGGATTCGATCGACCTGCCAGGCCGATATGCCGATCCGGCCCTGACAGCGACGACGCGTCCTGCCGAAATCAGCAGCGCGATGCTGGCGCAAGTATCGGCCGAACTCAACAAGGTCCAGTTCACCAAGGACGACATCGCGATCTTCCTTGGTGAATATCTGTCCGAGCCAAAGGCCAGCGTGTTTTTTGAAGGCCCCAAACGTCCGCTGACACTGGACAAGTTCATGGCTCTGGCCGGCAAGCGCGGGGTCGCACTGTCCCGCAAGACGCAAATGCTGTATCGCGGCGAATTGATCTTTATTAACGGCGAATCGTTTGAAGTCGACGCTGCCGATAAGGCCTTGCTCAGCGTGCTGGCCGACAGTCGCGTGCTGTCCGCTGTACTGACCGCGACTGCGTCACAGGACGTCGCCGAAGCGCTGCACGACTGGTACCGGCAAGGCTGGTTGAACGTGATCAAATAG
- a CDS encoding FKBP-type peptidyl-prolyl cis-trans isomerase, producing the protein MIIAKNTVVTVHYTLSDAQGNLIEESRDPMVYLHGGYENTLPKIEEALDGKDTGFETNLQVEPDDAFGEYDPALVKVEPRDRLPTPLEVGMQFEGLPDGGEDDDSVIFTVTDIADDKVVLDGNHPLAGMALRFALKVSEVRAATDEEIVHGHVHGDHGHHHDEPDDESGDQFRSHPIH; encoded by the coding sequence ATGATCATTGCCAAAAATACCGTAGTGACGGTCCATTACACGTTGTCGGACGCCCAGGGCAACCTGATCGAAGAAAGCCGGGATCCGATGGTGTATCTGCACGGGGGTTACGAAAACACGCTGCCAAAAATCGAAGAAGCGCTCGATGGCAAGGACACCGGTTTCGAGACTAACCTGCAAGTCGAACCGGACGATGCCTTTGGTGAGTACGATCCCGCCCTGGTCAAGGTCGAGCCGCGTGACCGTCTGCCGACACCACTCGAAGTCGGCATGCAATTTGAAGGCTTGCCCGACGGCGGCGAAGATGATGATTCGGTGATCTTTACTGTTACCGATATCGCTGATGACAAGGTCGTCCTCGACGGCAATCACCCGCTCGCCGGCATGGCACTGCGATTCGCGCTGAAGGTCAGTGAAGTGCGCGCTGCCACCGATGAAGAAATCGTTCATGGTCATGTGCATGGTGACCACGGCCATCATCACGACGAACCGGATGATGAATCAGGCGACCAGTTCCGCAGCCATCCTATCCACTGA
- a CDS encoding TolC family protein translates to MTPSTLPQLKPLLVLALLGCVSAGPALAENLTDIYALSRNNDPKFLAMRSEFEATGFAVKEARAALLPNIGFQYGRTNTSQNILSSDNAVFATGSASYPTNDKTLSITQPIFRLASWRNWKQSESTEKQAAAAYAAAEQDLILRTATAYMAVLAAGDALAFARSENESIKRQLDLASTKYSSGQAIKANLYDAQARNALKESDVIAAGNDLADKVQALREMTGTVTADLMPLPVAIRMTSPDPLDADAWVMSALEKTCCWKRACKPSR, encoded by the coding sequence ATGACCCCTAGCACCTTGCCCCAATTGAAGCCGCTCCTCGTTCTTGCCTTGCTGGGTTGCGTCTCCGCCGGACCGGCGTTGGCCGAAAACCTGACCGACATCTATGCGCTCTCGCGCAACAATGACCCCAAGTTCCTGGCGATGCGATCCGAATTCGAAGCGACCGGCTTTGCGGTCAAGGAAGCGCGGGCGGCGCTGCTGCCCAATATCGGTTTCCAGTACGGGCGCACGAACACCTCGCAAAACATCCTCAGTAGCGACAACGCCGTGTTCGCCACCGGCAGCGCGTCGTATCCGACCAATGATAAGACGCTGTCGATCACGCAGCCGATTTTCCGGCTGGCCTCGTGGCGCAACTGGAAGCAATCCGAATCCACCGAAAAACAGGCCGCCGCCGCCTACGCCGCTGCCGAGCAAGACCTGATCCTGCGCACCGCCACCGCCTACATGGCCGTGCTGGCGGCCGGCGATGCGCTGGCATTTGCGCGCAGCGAAAATGAATCGATCAAGCGCCAGCTCGACCTGGCAAGCACCAAATACTCCAGCGGCCAGGCCATCAAGGCCAACCTGTATGACGCCCAGGCCCGCAACGCACTTAAGGAATCCGATGTCATCGCGGCCGGCAACGACCTGGCCGACAAGGTCCAGGCCCTGCGCGAAATGACCGGCACCGTCACAGCCGACCTGATGCCCTTGCCGGTAGCAATTCGCATGACTTCGCCGGACCCGCTCGATGCCGATGCCTGGGTGATGTCCGCGCTCGAAAAAACCTGCTGCTGGAAGCGCGCCTGCAAGCCGTCGAGGTAG
- the mutS gene encoding DNA mismatch repair protein MutS, producing the protein MAVESNAVDPKKILDAPKDNHTPMMVQYLRLKADHPAILLFYRMGDFYELFFDDAVKAARLLGITLTQRGNSNGVPIKMCGVPFHAADQYLAKLVRLGESVALCEQIGDPATSKGPVERKVVRVITPGTLSDADLLPEKSERCLLALSIVNQRKSITVGLAWLSMASGALRMMEFVSDAKNLDTRLRQEIERIAPAEILISDGTDDWLNDAALTARTPVPHWHFDAANGHKALLEQLGLATLQGHGIDDHSAVSGAAGALLWYAQSTQGKGLQHVRTLTVENENEFIGLDASTRRNLELTETIRGQDASAAAPTLFSLLDHCRTTMGSRLLRHWLHHARRDQQVARNRHAAIDALIRSDQAADLHRTLGAVPDIERITTRIALLSARPRDLAGVRGGLQQLPALRESLLACQRTEPVALLQSIHDAMATPSACLDLIERAIAPEPAAMVRDGGVIARGFDAALDELRSLSENAGQYLVDLETRERARTGIANLRVEYNKVHGFYIEVTHGQTDKVPDDYRRRQTLKNAERYITPELKAFEDKALSAQDRALSREKILYEQLLLDLAPHIGTLQEIARALAQLDTLAALADHAKRHDWCAPQLVAEPAISILQGRHPVVENMIERFIANDCLLDDEHRLLLITGPNMGGKSTYMRQVALITLLAYVGSYVPAASATIGPIDRIFTRIGAADDLAGGRSTFMVEMTESAAILNGATAQSLVLMDEVGRGTSTFDGLALAWAIARHLIDTTRSFTLFATHYFELTQLPDVHASATNVHLSAIEHKDRIVFLHAVQEGPASQSYGLQVAQLAGVPQPVIRAARKHLALLEAQSVQSTPQFDLFAAAPPVDLPATAEPDLLRDALEQIDPDSLTPRDALAQLYELKRLAGNALP; encoded by the coding sequence ATGGCTGTCGAATCAAACGCTGTTGATCCCAAAAAAATCCTGGACGCCCCCAAGGACAACCACACGCCGATGATGGTCCAATACCTGCGCCTGAAGGCCGATCATCCTGCCATCCTGCTGTTTTACCGGATGGGCGATTTTTACGAATTGTTTTTTGACGATGCGGTCAAGGCGGCGCGTCTGCTCGGTATCACGCTGACCCAGCGCGGCAATTCGAACGGCGTGCCGATCAAGATGTGCGGCGTGCCCTTCCATGCCGCTGACCAGTATCTGGCCAAGCTGGTCCGGCTCGGTGAATCGGTCGCACTGTGTGAACAGATCGGCGACCCGGCCACCAGCAAGGGACCGGTCGAACGCAAGGTGGTGCGGGTGATTACGCCGGGCACGCTGAGCGACGCCGACCTGCTGCCGGAAAAATCCGAGCGCTGTCTGCTGGCGCTGTCCATCGTCAACCAGCGCAAGAGCATCACGGTCGGACTGGCGTGGCTGTCGATGGCCAGCGGCGCGCTGCGCATGATGGAGTTCGTCAGCGATGCCAAGAACCTTGACACCCGGCTCAGGCAGGAAATCGAGCGCATCGCGCCGGCCGAAATCCTGATCTCCGATGGTACTGATGACTGGCTCAATGACGCCGCGCTGACCGCACGCACGCCGGTACCGCACTGGCATTTTGATGCGGCCAACGGCCACAAGGCGCTGCTCGAACAGCTCGGCCTGGCAACGTTGCAAGGTCATGGGATAGACGACCATAGCGCCGTCAGTGGCGCGGCAGGTGCCTTGCTGTGGTACGCGCAATCGACCCAAGGCAAGGGCTTGCAGCATGTGCGCACGCTGACTGTCGAGAACGAAAACGAATTCATCGGACTCGATGCCTCGACCCGGCGCAACCTCGAGCTGACCGAAACCATCCGCGGACAGGATGCCAGCGCAGCGGCACCGACGCTGTTTTCGCTGCTGGACCATTGCCGCACGACGATGGGCTCGCGGTTGCTGCGCCACTGGCTGCATCACGCCCGGCGCGACCAGCAGGTGGCGCGCAACCGTCACGCGGCGATCGATGCCCTGATCCGTTCGGACCAGGCCGCCGACCTGCATCGCACGCTGGGTGCGGTGCCGGATATCGAACGCATCACGACCCGTATTGCGCTGCTGTCGGCCCGTCCGCGCGACCTGGCCGGCGTGCGTGGCGGCTTGCAGCAATTGCCGGCACTGCGCGAGAGCCTCCTCGCTTGCCAGCGCACGGAGCCGGTGGCGCTGCTGCAATCGATACACGATGCGATGGCTACGCCAAGCGCTTGCCTGGATCTGATCGAGCGCGCCATCGCGCCCGAACCGGCGGCGATGGTGCGCGATGGTGGCGTGATTGCGCGCGGCTTTGATGCGGCGCTCGATGAATTGCGTAGCCTGTCGGAAAACGCCGGCCAGTATCTGGTCGATCTCGAGACCCGCGAACGGGCCCGCACCGGCATCGCCAATCTGCGCGTCGAGTACAACAAGGTGCATGGCTTTTACATCGAAGTGACGCACGGTCAGACCGACAAGGTGCCCGATGATTACCGCCGTCGCCAGACCCTCAAAAACGCCGAGCGCTACATCACGCCGGAACTGAAAGCCTTCGAGGACAAGGCGCTGTCGGCACAGGACCGCGCCCTGTCGCGCGAAAAAATCCTGTACGAACAGCTGCTGCTGGACCTCGCACCGCACATCGGCACGCTGCAGGAAATCGCCCGCGCGCTGGCACAGCTCGATACGTTGGCGGCACTGGCCGACCATGCCAAGCGCCATGACTGGTGCGCACCGCAGCTGGTGGCCGAACCGGCGATCAGCATCCTGCAAGGTCGCCATCCGGTGGTCGAAAACATGATCGAGCGCTTCATCGCCAACGATTGCCTGCTCGACGACGAACATCGCCTGCTGCTGATCACCGGTCCCAACATGGGCGGCAAATCCACCTACATGCGCCAGGTCGCCCTGATCACGCTGCTCGCTTACGTCGGCAGCTATGTGCCGGCCGCCAGCGCGACGATCGGGCCGATCGACCGCATCTTCACGCGCATCGGTGCGGCCGATGATCTGGCCGGTGGTCGTTCGACCTTCATGGTCGAGATGACCGAGTCGGCCGCCATCCTCAATGGCGCCACCGCGCAGTCGCTGGTGCTGATGGATGAAGTCGGACGCGGCACCTCGACCTTCGACGGACTCGCGCTGGCCTGGGCCATCGCGCGCCATCTGATCGATACGACCCGCAGCTTCACGCTGTTTGCGACCCACTACTTCGAACTGACGCAACTGCCGGATGTGCACGCCAGCGCGACCAATGTCCATTTGTCGGCCATCGAGCACAAGGACCGCATCGTGTTCCTGCATGCGGTTCAGGAAGGACCGGCCTCGCAAAGTTACGGTTTGCAGGTGGCACAACTGGCCGGCGTGCCGCAACCGGTGATCCGGGCTGCGCGCAAGCATCTGGCGCTGCTGGAAGCGCAATCAGTGCAATCGACACCGCAGTTCGATCTGTTTGCTGCGGCTCCACCTGTCGATCTGCCAGCCACGGCGGAGCCGGACTTGCTGCGCGATGCGCTAGAGCAGATCGATCCGGACAGCCTGACACCGCGCGATGCGCTGGCACAGCTGTACGAACTCAAGCGCCTGGCCGGCAACGCGCTGCCGTGA
- a CDS encoding SapC family protein — MTTMIFYERAVALNRERHQNLKIQLKPDHFSFATNTNSVLLAGSEFVEAARDYPIVFVGKEGGPFTLAALVGLGDKQNLMVSDAGNWETSTYIPAFIRRYPFVLAGTDDAETLTVCVDEAYSGLNDEDGQALFAAEGGQTDYLANVIEFLRLFHSEMKRTSLFAARLAELGVLTSKVITIERDGKKQTLEGLWVVDEAKLNALDDASTLELVRCGYMGWIYAHLLSLSNVARLARRLDARRTDAPAIMPAVTSDVVH, encoded by the coding sequence ATGACCACCATGATTTTTTACGAGCGCGCCGTCGCACTCAATCGCGAACGCCACCAGAACCTCAAGATCCAGCTAAAGCCGGATCACTTTTCTTTTGCCACCAATACCAATTCAGTGCTGCTGGCTGGCAGCGAGTTTGTCGAAGCGGCGCGGGATTACCCGATCGTATTTGTCGGCAAGGAAGGGGGACCCTTCACACTGGCAGCCCTGGTGGGCCTCGGCGACAAGCAAAATTTGATGGTGTCCGACGCCGGCAACTGGGAAACCAGCACCTATATCCCTGCCTTCATCCGCCGTTATCCGTTCGTGCTGGCCGGTACCGATGACGCCGAAACGCTGACCGTGTGCGTCGATGAAGCCTACAGTGGCCTCAATGACGAAGACGGCCAGGCGCTGTTTGCCGCCGAGGGCGGTCAAACCGATTACCTCGCCAACGTCATCGAATTCCTGCGCCTGTTCCATAGCGAAATGAAGCGCACCAGTCTTTTTGCGGCGCGGCTGGCCGAACTTGGTGTGCTGACTTCGAAGGTCATCACGATAGAACGTGACGGCAAGAAGCAGACCCTCGAAGGCTTGTGGGTTGTCGATGAAGCCAAGCTCAATGCGCTTGATGATGCCAGCACGCTGGAGCTGGTGCGGTGCGGTTACATGGGCTGGATTTATGCCCATCTGCTGTCGCTGAGCAATGTGGCCCGCCTGGCCAGACGTCTGGATGCACGTCGCACTGATGCACCAGCCATCATGCCGGCGGTGACCAGCGACGTCGTGCATTAA
- a CDS encoding TolC family protein translates to MGDVRARKNLLLEARLQAVEVARQEIAKRKAGYYPTVDLAISRNQRTTGGSLFGGGSSVNTNDVAVRLNIPIYEGGATSAQTGQAVKHLDTALQDLERDRRQVERQTRAAYRGVVSGMVRVRALDKSVIAFESAQHLKEEGYKAGVSTLLGVLDAERDLYAARRDAAQSRYDFQLNALRLKQAAGTLSEVDLEQVGRAAGN, encoded by the coding sequence CTGGGTGATGTCCGCGCTCGAAAAAACCTGCTGCTGGAAGCGCGCCTGCAAGCCGTCGAGGTAGCGCGTCAGGAAATCGCCAAGCGCAAGGCCGGCTATTACCCGACCGTCGACCTGGCGATCTCGCGCAACCAGCGCACCACCGGCGGCAGCCTGTTTGGCGGCGGCAGCAGCGTCAATACCAACGATGTCGCCGTGCGCCTGAACATCCCGATTTACGAAGGCGGTGCCACCTCGGCCCAGACCGGGCAGGCCGTCAAGCATCTCGATACCGCCTTGCAGGATCTGGAGCGCGATCGACGCCAGGTCGAGCGCCAGACCCGTGCCGCCTATCGCGGCGTGGTCAGCGGCATGGTGCGGGTACGGGCACTCGACAAGTCAGTGATTGCCTTCGAGAGCGCGCAGCACCTGAAAGAAGAAGGCTACAAGGCAGGCGTCTCGACGCTGCTGGGCGTGCTCGATGCCGAGCGCGATCTGTACGCCGCACGGCGGGATGCAGCGCAGTCGCGCTACGACTTCCAGCTCAATGCGCTGCGCCTCAAGCAAGCGGCCGGCACGCTCAGCGAAGTCGATCTGGAGCAAGTCGGCAGGGCAGCCGGTAATTAA
- a CDS encoding MBL fold metallo-hydrolase: MKFASLGSGSEGNALLITAASGMTRTTVMLDCGFSVKETERRMARIGMAAAELSAIVITHEHSDHVSGALKFARRYHVPVWLSYGTFQAVRDDCKGVDIRFCRDGVAVPIGDLELMPYTVPHDAREPVQYVASDGRVRLGVLTDAGHSTPHLVGALGGCDALVLECNHDKHMLANSVYPPSLKRRIGGIYGHLSNDSSTQILAALDRSRLRMVIGAHLSQQNNTAALAAAALTLGLDGDAVQVMIASQADGFDWIDLD; this comes from the coding sequence TTGAAGTTTGCCAGTCTGGGCAGCGGCAGCGAAGGAAACGCGCTGCTGATCACCGCAGCTTCCGGCATGACGCGCACCACCGTCATGCTGGACTGCGGTTTTTCCGTCAAGGAGACCGAGCGTCGCATGGCACGCATCGGCATGGCGGCGGCCGAATTGAGCGCCATCGTCATCACCCACGAACATTCTGACCACGTCAGCGGCGCGCTCAAATTTGCGCGCCGTTACCACGTTCCGGTCTGGCTCAGCTACGGTACTTTCCAGGCAGTGCGGGACGATTGCAAAGGCGTTGATATCCGGTTTTGCCGCGATGGCGTGGCGGTCCCGATTGGTGATCTGGAACTCATGCCCTACACCGTGCCGCACGATGCGCGGGAACCTGTGCAGTATGTGGCCAGCGATGGGCGCGTGCGACTTGGTGTGCTGACCGATGCCGGTCATTCCACCCCGCATCTGGTGGGCGCACTGGGCGGTTGCGATGCGCTCGTGCTCGAGTGCAATCACGACAAGCATATGCTGGCGAACTCGGTCTATCCGCCCTCGCTGAAACGCCGCATCGGCGGCATTTATGGCCATCTGTCCAACGATAGCAGCACGCAAATTCTGGCGGCGCTCGACCGCTCCCGCTTGCGCATGGTGATCGGTGCCCACCTGAGTCAGCAAAACAATACGGCAGCGCTGGCGGCAGCAGCATTGACACTTGGTTTAGATGGCGATGCCGTGCAAGTCATGATTGCCAGTCAAGCGGATGGCTTTGACTGGATTGACCTGGATTGA